A window of the Narcine bancroftii isolate sNarBan1 chromosome 4, sNarBan1.hap1, whole genome shotgun sequence genome harbors these coding sequences:
- the cldn5a gene encoding claudin 5a — protein sequence MPSAGLEIVGLGLCVLGWLGVMLACGLPMWKVTAFIESNIVVAQTVWEGLWMNCVVQSTGQMQCKVYNSLLSLGQDQQAARALTVIASIMGLIGLLVTILGAQCTNCTEGITTKARIVIAGGAVFIVAGLLALIPVCWMANTIVRDFYDPNVPVSKKREMGAALYVGWTASALLFIGGSLLCCSCPPRQDQSSFAVKYTGPRRASANGEYDKRNYV from the coding sequence ATGCCTTCGGCGGGTCTGGAGATCGTGGGGTTGGGACTGTGCGTCCTGGGCTGGCTGGGTGTGATGCTCGCTTGCGGACTGCCTATGTGGAAGGTGACGGCTTTCATCGAGAGCAACATCGTGGTCGCGCAGACGGTCTGGGAAGGGCTGTGGATGAACTGCGTGGTGCAGAGCACCGGGCAGATGCAGTGCAAGGTCTACAATTCCCTGCTGTCGCTGGGGCAGGACCAACAGGCAGCCCGGGCTCTGACTGTCATCGCCTCCATCATGGGGCTCATTGGGCTCCTGGTTACCATCCTGGGAGCTCAGTGCACCAACTGCACCGAGGGCATAACCACCAAAGCTCGCATCGTCATCGCCGGAGGTGCAGTCTTCATCGTGGCGGGTTTACTCGCCCTCATTCCCGTGTGCTGGATGGCGAACACGATCGTCCGAGATTTCTACGACCCCAACGTCCCCGTCTCCAAGAAGCGAGAGATGGGGGCGGCTCTGTACGTCGGCTGGACGGCCAGCGCGCTCCTCTTCATCGGGGGCTCCCTGCTCTGTTGCTCATGCCCCCCGAGGCAAGACCAGTCGTCCTTCGCGGTCAAATACACCGGCCCGAGGAGAGCGTCGGCCAACGGGGAATACGACAAGAGGAACTACGTGTGA